A single Bosea sp. PAMC 26642 DNA region contains:
- a CDS encoding carbohydrate kinase family protein: protein MSGPAILVVGEAIGDFIPRDGEGRHYEAVLGGSGFNAALALARFGADVGYAGALSTDALGQRFRAALAVEGIDDRRVVASDRPSAVAIVAPLGADGVPAFGLYLDGTAHGEPDGVPRECPEAVLHLHAASFGATAGPSGEATLALIESARRRGASTSYDVNIRPSALPPHDEATRLIEQRVARADIVKVSLDDLDWLYPGKTADEVSMDWRGLGARIVLMTRGMDGAVHDGPAGTFAMPSPSVVVADTVGAGDTFIGGFLAVLAARDRLGTGLAKAARGDLEAALAFACEVAADSCTKPGCDPPRRSQ, encoded by the coding sequence GTGAGCGGTCCGGCGATCCTCGTCGTTGGCGAGGCGATCGGCGATTTCATCCCGCGCGACGGCGAGGGCCGGCACTACGAGGCGGTGCTCGGCGGCTCGGGCTTCAACGCCGCGCTGGCACTGGCCCGCTTCGGAGCGGATGTCGGCTATGCGGGCGCGCTCTCGACCGATGCGCTTGGGCAGCGCTTTCGCGCGGCTCTGGCGGTGGAGGGCATCGACGATAGGCGCGTTGTCGCGAGCGACCGCCCCAGTGCCGTCGCCATCGTCGCGCCGCTGGGAGCGGACGGCGTGCCGGCCTTCGGTCTCTATCTCGACGGCACCGCTCACGGCGAACCCGACGGCGTGCCGCGCGAGTGCCCCGAAGCTGTCCTCCATCTTCACGCCGCCTCCTTCGGCGCGACGGCAGGTCCATCGGGTGAAGCGACGCTGGCGTTGATCGAGAGCGCCCGGAGAAGGGGCGCCAGCACCAGCTACGACGTGAACATCCGTCCCTCGGCGTTGCCGCCGCATGACGAAGCGACGCGGTTGATCGAGCAGCGGGTGGCGCGCGCCGACATCGTCAAGGTCAGCCTCGACGATCTGGACTGGCTCTACCCCGGCAAGACGGCCGACGAAGTGTCGATGGACTGGCGTGGTCTTGGCGCCCGCATCGTCCTGATGACCAGGGGGATGGACGGAGCAGTCCATGACGGGCCGGCCGGAACATTCGCTATGCCGTCTCCCTCGGTCGTGGTTGCCGATACGGTGGGAGCAGGCGACACCTTCATCGGCGGCTTCCTGGCCGTGCTTGCGGCGCGAGACAGGCTCGGGACGGGGCTGGCCAAGGCGGCCAGAGGCGATCTCGAAGCGGCGCTCGCATTCGCCTGCGAGGTGGCTGCCGACAGCTGCACCAAACCGGGCTGCGATCCGCCGCGACGCTCGCAATGA
- a CDS encoding proline racemase family protein encodes MTRLSYRDYHTCGEPVRIVTGGYPVLRGATILEKRRDARDNHDHLRRAMMLEPRGHAGMYGAIPIAASHPEAAFGVLFTHNEGYSTMCGHATIALGRYAIEAGLVETVEPMTRLAIEAPCGLVRLACEVEGGTVGHVSFESVPAFVQARDRVVEVPGLGPITTDIAYGGAFYCILPASRFGLDLFETPIAEIVAAASAMTDAVRAGPPIMHPTEPDLGFLYGTIVTDEAGPSETSFNLCVFAERQIDRSPTGSGVTARMALDHAKGLIGQGQERLFRSITGGTFSGRVVGPATFPAAGAVTVEVGGTSYFSGEGMFTIEADDPLGWGFELPHRFSEIVEGSG; translated from the coding sequence ATGACCCGCCTGAGCTATCGCGACTATCACACCTGTGGCGAGCCGGTCCGCATCGTCACCGGCGGCTATCCTGTGCTGCGCGGCGCGACGATCCTGGAGAAGCGCCGCGACGCCCGCGACAACCACGATCATCTACGCCGCGCGATGATGCTGGAGCCGCGCGGCCATGCCGGGATGTATGGCGCGATCCCGATCGCGGCCTCGCATCCGGAAGCAGCGTTCGGCGTGCTGTTCACGCATAACGAAGGCTATTCGACCATGTGCGGCCACGCCACGATCGCGCTTGGCCGTTACGCGATCGAGGCCGGCCTCGTCGAGACGGTCGAGCCGATGACGCGCCTCGCGATCGAAGCACCCTGCGGGCTGGTGCGGCTCGCCTGCGAGGTCGAGGGCGGCACGGTCGGCCACGTCTCTTTCGAGAGCGTACCGGCCTTCGTGCAGGCGCGCGACCGTGTCGTCGAGGTGCCGGGGCTCGGGCCCATCACCACCGACATCGCCTATGGTGGCGCGTTCTACTGCATCCTGCCGGCCTCTCGTTTCGGGCTAGACCTCTTCGAGACGCCCATCGCCGAGATCGTCGCGGCGGCAAGCGCGATGACCGACGCGGTGCGGGCCGGGCCGCCGATCATGCATCCGACCGAACCCGATCTCGGCTTTCTCTACGGCACGATCGTCACCGACGAGGCCGGGCCGTCCGAGACGAGCTTCAATCTCTGCGTCTTCGCAGAACGCCAGATCGATCGCTCGCCGACCGGCTCGGGCGTGACCGCCCGAATGGCGCTGGACCATGCCAAGGGGCTGATCGGGCAGGGGCAGGAGCGGCTGTTCCGCAGCATCACCGGCGGAACCTTTTCAGGCCGCGTCGTCGGGCCGGCGACCTTCCCGGCGGCCGGCGCGGTGACCGTCGAGGTCGGCGGCACCAGCTATTTCTCCGGCGAGGGCATGTTCACGATCGAGGCCGACGACCCGCTCGGATGGGGATTTGAACTGCCGCACCGGTTCTCGGAGATCGTGGAAGGCTCCGGGTAA
- a CDS encoding methylated-DNA--[protein]-cysteine S-methyltransferase — translation MPAEGDFPMAAPGSDYDTVRKILAFITERWREQPTIEAIADAAGATPTDVHHLFRRWCGLTPKAFLQAITLDHAKGLLGASASILDTSYEVGLSGPGRLHDLFVTHEAMSPGEWKAGGGGLKMSYGFHASPFGEALIVATERGLAGLGWVSTSVDGGKAIGGRAEALADMMRRWPHADYHFDPATTRPYAARVFDPKAWCEETPLRVVLIGTDFEVRVWETLLRIPVGRATTYGDVASRIGKPSAARAVGAAVGKNPISFVVPCHRVIGKSGALTGYHWGLTRKRAILGWEAGQTAGV, via the coding sequence ATGCCGGCCGAAGGCGATTTCCCGATGGCAGCGCCAGGCTCCGACTACGACACGGTGCGCAAGATCCTGGCCTTCATCACGGAGCGGTGGCGCGAGCAGCCGACGATCGAGGCGATCGCCGATGCAGCTGGCGCGACCCCGACCGACGTGCACCATCTCTTCCGGCGCTGGTGCGGCCTCACCCCGAAGGCCTTCCTGCAGGCGATCACGCTCGATCATGCCAAGGGCCTGCTCGGCGCCTCGGCCAGCATCCTTGACACCAGCTATGAGGTCGGTCTGTCGGGACCGGGCCGGCTGCACGATCTCTTCGTCACCCATGAGGCGATGTCGCCGGGCGAATGGAAGGCCGGCGGCGGCGGGCTGAAGATGTCCTATGGCTTCCATGCCTCGCCCTTCGGGGAAGCGCTGATCGTCGCGACCGAACGCGGCCTCGCCGGCCTCGGCTGGGTCTCGACCAGCGTCGATGGCGGCAAGGCCATCGGCGGGCGGGCGGAGGCGCTGGCCGACATGATGCGGCGCTGGCCCCATGCCGATTACCACTTCGACCCGGCCACGACGCGCCCCTACGCTGCCCGTGTCTTCGATCCGAAGGCGTGGTGCGAGGAGACGCCTTTGCGGGTGGTGCTGATCGGCACGGATTTCGAGGTCCGGGTCTGGGAGACGCTGCTGCGCATTCCGGTTGGCCGGGCAACGACCTATGGCGATGTCGCGAGCCGGATCGGCAAGCCGAGCGCCGCGCGGGCGGTGGGGGCGGCCGTCGGCAAGAACCCGATTTCCTTCGTCGTGCCCTGCCACCGCGTCATCGGCAAGTCCGGCGCGCTCACAGGCTACCATTGGGGACTGACCCGCAAGCGCGCGATCCTGGGCTGGGAAGCCGGGCAGACGGCGGGTGTGTAG
- a CDS encoding alpha/beta fold hydrolase → MSTAPLAADGIVPFPSDFRLQEIETNGTTIHVRVGGKGPAVVLLHGYGETGDMWGPLATELVRDHTVIVPDLRGMGLSTKPEGGFDKKTQAGDVAGVLDALKVGKADLVTHDIGNMVGYAFAAAYRDRVTKFVLIDAPLPGVGPWEEILKNPLLWHFRFGGPDMERLVAGRERIYLDRFWNEFSATPSRFSEASRRHYAALYARPGAMHAGFAQFAAFDQDAIDNKAFLAEGKLTMPVLALGGEKSFGLTMAEVMKFAATNVQGAVVPDSGHWIMEENPTATVKLVRTFLDARP, encoded by the coding sequence ATGTCTACCGCACCGCTCGCTGCTGACGGCATCGTGCCGTTCCCCTCGGATTTCCGCCTTCAGGAGATCGAGACCAACGGCACGACGATCCATGTCCGCGTCGGCGGCAAGGGGCCGGCCGTGGTCTTGCTGCACGGCTATGGCGAGACCGGCGACATGTGGGGGCCGCTCGCGACCGAGCTCGTCCGCGACCATACCGTCATCGTTCCCGATCTGCGCGGCATGGGCCTCTCCACCAAGCCCGAGGGGGGTTTCGACAAGAAAACCCAGGCCGGAGATGTCGCCGGCGTGCTCGACGCCCTGAAGGTCGGCAAGGCCGATCTGGTCACCCACGACATCGGCAACATGGTCGGCTACGCCTTTGCCGCCGCCTATCGCGACCGGGTGACGAAATTCGTCCTGATCGATGCGCCGCTGCCGGGCGTCGGCCCATGGGAGGAGATCCTCAAGAACCCGCTGCTTTGGCATTTCCGCTTCGGCGGGCCCGATATGGAGCGCCTCGTCGCCGGACGCGAGCGGATCTATCTGGACCGCTTCTGGAACGAGTTCTCGGCCACGCCGAGCCGCTTCAGCGAGGCTTCACGCAGGCATTATGCCGCGCTCTACGCCCGGCCGGGCGCGATGCACGCGGGCTTTGCCCAGTTCGCCGCCTTCGACCAGGACGCGATCGACAACAAGGCGTTCCTGGCGGAGGGCAAGCTCACCATGCCCGTACTGGCGCTCGGCGGGGAGAAGTCCTTCGGGTTGACCATGGCCGAGGTGATGAAGTTCGCAGCCACCAATGTGCAGGGCGCGGTCGTGCCCGACTCGGGTCACTGGATCATGGAGGAGAACCCGACCGCGACGGTGAAGCTCGTCCGGACCTTTCTGGACGCCAGACCCTGA